The Blastocatellia bacterium DNA window GGCGTACGTGACGTTTTATCGCGGCCTGGCTCATTATTATCAGAACGACCTGCAACTGGCCGCCGCCGACTTCGACCGCGCCTACAAGCTCAACGGCACATGGGTAGTTTCGCAAATTGGCAGGGCGCTGAAACTTGGGATTGAAGGAGACAAGAGCGCGGGCCTGGGGCTTTTGCGGAAGGCGGAAGCGGCCAACACGCGGACCGGCATCGGCGATGGCGAGATCGCCTATAAATTCGCGCAAGCCTTTGACGCGCTCGGCAATACGGAGCTCGCCTTGCGGGCCTTCAGCCGCAGCATTGAGCAAGGCTTCTTCTGTTATTCCTACTTCGCCAATGACCCGTTACTGAAAAACGTCCGCAGCCATGCGGAATTCGCCGCCCTGCTGGAGAAAGCCAGGCAGCGGCATGAAGCCTTCCGCCGTCGCATGGCAGACCTCGCGGCACCAGCCCCGCAGCCTTAGCAAAAACGCTTTGGAAATCCGCGCCGATTCGCATAGACTGCACACAGGCTAAAGCACAGGGGCCTGAACGGGCGGCAGCCGTGACGCATCCTCGCGGTGATCTTGCCGATCCGTAGGCACCCGAGATGTGCACCAACTTTTCCTTTGGAGATAATGAATGACACGTTGGCTTGGAAGGTTTTCGCCGTACCTCTACGCCGTGCTGCGCATCATCGCCGGCTTGCTGTTCGCCATGCATGGCGCTCAAAAGCTGTTGGGCTGGCCGAACAAACCACCGATGGAACTGAGCCCTTTGCTGAAAGCGGCGGGAGTGATTGAGCTGGTCGGCGGCTTGCTGATCGCCATCGGCTTGTTCGCCAGTATCGCCGCCTTCATTGCCTCGGGCGAAATGGCGTTCGCTTACTTCATTCAGCACGCGCCGAGGGGGACGTTGCCGATCTTGAATGCCGGCGAGCTGGCGGTGCTTTTCTGCTTCCTCTTCCTCTACATCGCGTCGCACGGCTCCGGCGTCTGGAGCGTAGACGCGCTGATGGGCCGCAAGCGCACTTAAGAGAAAGAGAGACGCGGCGACGCGGCGAGGGAAAGACAGAGAGACTGACTGCTTGTCTTCCTTTCCCCGCGTCCCCGCGTCCCCGCGTCTCTGCGTCGCCGCGTCTCTCTTCCCGCTGCCGGCGGTCAGCGCGGGATTTCGACCGGCTTAATGCCGACCACCGGCGGCGCGTTGTTGCGGCGCAGGGTGTCGTTCAGTTGCGCCACATTGTCGGTGATGAAGCGGTTAATCTCTTCCATGCGGGCGCGGAACTTGGTCTGCAAATCGGTGAAGCCTTCGCGCTGATAGACGGTCGGCGCGGCGTTGACGCTGTCAATCGTCCCAAAGAAGCCGCCTATCTGATCGGCAACCCCCGACCTGCCGCCAAAACCGAGCCCGCCGCTGTCCTGCCGCGCCAGCTTGCTCTGCATCTCCTCGACCTGCTTCAGGTGATCTTCGAGCGCCTTGGTCAACTCCTTCGGCGCATCGGGCATGCGATCCTTGACCACCTTTTGAATGTTCTGCACCTGCTCCTTGATGCTGTCGAGCGCGCGTTGCGCGTCGGTCGCCGCCGATTGCAGGTCGCGCGCCTTCAGGCCGTAATCGAGCTGCGACTGCAAGTCCGCCGCCGCCGTTTCGACTGTCGGATCAAGCCGCACCTCGACGCGCTTCTCTAAGGATTTGCCGCCAACCGTCAGCCGGATGGTGTAGGTGCCGGGCAAGACCTGTGGGCCGCGCGGGCCACCAAAGAACGCCTCCTCTTCGGGCGGCGGCTCGCGGCGGAGGCGCGCCCCTTCGTAACGCAAGTCCCAACTGATGCGGTTCAGGCCGGCGTC harbors:
- a CDS encoding DoxX family protein, coding for MTRWLGRFSPYLYAVLRIIAGLLFAMHGAQKLLGWPNKPPMELSPLLKAAGVIELVGGLLIAIGLFASIAAFIASGEMAFAYFIQHAPRGTLPILNAGELAVLFCFLFLYIASHGSGVWSVDALMGRKRT